The genomic interval TGAGTGGAGGTATCCATTCTAAAACGGTTCATGTCGTATTGTAGGAGGTTTAGAATGTCATGATTGAGCTCATTTACTTTTTTAATGTCATATTTTGAGGTTCCAAGAGGGTTCTCTTTGCAAAAAGGGCTCTTTGAATCCACGAGTTTTTTCAAAAGATTCTGGATACGAGGCGTCAACACACCAAAAATTTTGTCCAAATCATCTACTGTTAATTGCTCTTCAAATGTATCTAAGAGCGCGTCATATGGATGCTTATCATACCCCCACTTTGCAGCGATTTCTTTCTTTATTTCAATCATTTTCTTTAAGTGGGGTTCATACATCTTAAAATCAGATTTTGCCCTCGCTTCCCTCCATGCCATGTTACCTCTTATTCTTGCTAAGGATTCCGCTTCAGTCAGTTCTTTTGGAATCTTGATTTGTTTGGTTATTTCCTTGTCAAGTACTCTTATAATGCCCTTTTCATAGTCGCCAAGGTTATCCTGTTTCTTTGCAGACTCTACAAGACCAATAAAGTCTTTATTTAAAAGTAGATCTTTGTGCAGCATGTGAAGTTGAGAATCGGCCACACCTCTTTCTTCCGTTCCTTCTCTAGGCATAAAAGTCTCAAAGTCCCAACCCATAAGAGAAACGGCATGCTTTATCGACCACATCGGTTTGTAATCATTGAGGATCTGATTCATGACTGGATTCTCGCATCTCATTTTGTTATACCTTTGATGGACTCAATCACGTCAGTCAATTAATCCTTTGCTAGCATCTAGATTACAACAAAAAAAAAATTCCAACAATTATGCTTGATACAAATCTAGAATCAATTGCGTCTACAAAAGTGCTACTTTTATTATTTTGATCTGATTGATATTCACAACAGAGGGCATTAAAAATTATGGCAAGATTTAGGTGAAAGAAAGGAATTGGTTTAACACGACTTTATTCAAACAGAATATCAGCACCTTTCCACTCCCACATTCGAATGTCTGTACCTTCGGGAGAGGCTTTTACCTGATAAATTGCTATCATGTTATCAAGAAAGGCTAGGTGACCAGTAGAATTTGTTTTAAATAACGCAACACCAGTTGAACTTCTTGGATCATCAGATCTGACCCCATTAAGATCAATTAGGATGGCGGTTGCGTTTTCAGGTTTCATAGTGTTGTTATTGTTGTTCTTAGTTGTAAGCAAGCTCTGTCCGTAAACAATAGTAACACCACCAGGTTGATGAATCATGGATAAATTCCCACTCTCTGTGGCGTTTATTGTTAGGTGAGAAATATTATTAGGAGGATGTATGCTTCTCTCTCCTGCGTATGTTATCTGGGTAAACGTTTCATTGATGGGATTGAATCTAGTCAATGTATCAGTTCCATTTAGAAACGTACTTCCCAAAACGGGGTTCAAATTCTCAAAACTAGTCATGTTTGTGCCATCTCCAGCCTCTAGCTCGTTTCCTATGGAATTGCCAGTAGCGTTTGAAGATTGATGAGGTAGTAAGGAGACTCCAACTATCATAACGACAACAAGCCCCAATAATGCATTTATTAGTATGATTTTATTCATTCTTAAAACATCAAAGGATTTCATACAACCAGTCTAGACACTATGGATATATTTAAAAAGTCTTTTTTCATTCAAGTCGGAACCAAAAGATTCACTTGTTTGAGAAATTATGGCAATATTTTGAGTAACAAAGTAATTTGCCAATTCAATGAAAAAACTGACGAGTTTTTTTTTGAGTATGTAAAATATTCAAAAAGACCTTTTCTAATTTTTTTGTTTAATGGCTCATATCGCAAAATCGAGGTAGTAGTCAAATTGGGATCAGAACATAGTCAAAATATCATAATTTTTGTCAATAATATGGATATAACAATAGGACAAAGGTTTTATCTGTCTATACTATCATTGGATTTGTTAGATTGTATGGCAAAATCTAAATGCGAAATCAGCATTCCTTTTTTTGCATATCCAAAAGTGTAAATTATTTCTGCTTACTATGACACTTAAAAATAATATTTTTGCATGTGATTTCGGCTATGTTGTATTAACATATCGGTACCAATCTCAGACATGATAGTATACATCCGTTACTAATCATCAAGATTTAAAGAATACAACTTATCTATCTTGGTTACAAAATCAACGAGTCTAATAGGAGAATCATAGACCTCGGTGTATTTAGGGTATATTTAGACATCAGAATTTTCCTCTATTTGCAATCAATATTACTCCCGACATTATTATCAGGGTTGCAAATACTATTTGCACAGTGATAGCTTCGCTTAGTATAGCCCATCCGAGAATAACCGCCACTACAGGACTAACATAGGCAAAAGTATTTGCCAATGATGCTGATGTATTTCTAAGAATCCAGAAAAATCCCGCCCATCCCGCTGAACCGACGGTAATAAGATAAATTAACGAGGTCATGGATTCTATCGAAATTGAAGATATGTGAAAGTTCTCTAGTTCGCCTGTCGCAATGCTCAATGCAATCAAAAAAAATCCCCCTACAAATAACATCATACCAGTTGAAACAAGAACGTTGACAGGTAGATTAGCTTTAGAAGAGTACAACGACCCGACCGACCAGCTGAGTGCAGCAATTACCAATGCAAATATACCAACCAATTCTAAATTATTGGTGCTCGGAGAATTTGTATCTAGAAATTGTGCAGCTAAAGATGGAAGTATAAGTATTATAAATCCAATAGAACCTACAATTACTCCAAGGACTGTGAATTTCTTGAGTTTTTCATTATATAGTATTTTTCCAAGAAGTAATATCCAGATAGGAACAGTCGAAAATAAAAGTGCAGTAAAGCTGGAAGAAAGATATTGCTCGCCCCATGTCAACAATCCTTGTCCTCCCAGTATCAATGCAGCTCCAATAATTGTTGCCTCCTTCCACTGTCTCTTGTCAAGTATTGACTCAAGTTTGCTCCTATGACTGGTGGTGGTGGTGGACTTTTGATTTAGTTTAATCTGATAATTGATGTTTTGAGAAGGAAGTAGAATATATACCAGAATGAGAAGTACTCCAGAAAGCACATATCTTATTCCAGACATCAAAAATGGCGGGATAGTATCGATAGCAATTTCTATAGTAATATATGTTGATCCTATAACTACCCAAAGCATTACCAATATCAACCAAATCCTTAGCTTGGTCATAGATCGATACCCCTTATAACCAATTAATTCAAATCCGGATTGTTTCTAGAAGTTGTTATGTATATATTTTTGTTGCCTTGATACCTGGCGGCACATCCCATTATTTAACTAATGAAATATTACCTATTTTCTTTCGATATTATTATCGATAGTATTCTTGCTAGTTCTTCCGGTGCGGTGATCATAACATCGTGACCCCTTTTGAGTTCATAATAATCCCACTTGTTTTTCTCTTCCTCGGTCTGTCTTTGAAACATACCTTCTCCGAACGCTCCTGATGTAACAAAAGCTTTTGGAATTTTCATTGATTCTTTATTTTTGACCTTGAGTGGTTGTGTATGTGTATGCCAAGGCATAGGAACAAGTTTAGGTTCCACCCATTGTACATCCTTTGTGTCAGAGATATCAAATTCATGTGGTGTATAAGATTTAACAAGCCAAGGCTTATTTTGATCATGCATGGTTCTTCCTTTGTATAGGTCTATTAGTCCAGGAACAAGATCAAAGGCTGTTTTCCCATCTTGAGGAATATATGCATCAAGGTATATCAGTAGCTTTATCTTATCAGGAATTACTTCAGCCACACCGCTTATTACCATACCTGCATAACTATGACCAATTAGAATAACATTAGACAAATCTTCATATTTGAATACCTGCAGAATGTCCTCAATATGTGTATTGAGATCCGTGTTTTCATTGGCAAGGTGACTTCTTTCACCTAATCCGGTGAGGGTTGGTAAAAAGATATTGAATTCATTTGGATTTAAATACTGCACGAGTTTTTTCCAACACCAACCCCCGTGACATGAGCCATGAACAAACATAACATTTTGAGCACCAGAATCCGTTATAGCCACAACCTATACATTCATTTCACGCAATTAAAAGTAATTGCTATGTATCTATACGTCAACGATAACCAGATGATTCTATTATTATTAATAAGATTGTTTTGTCAAAATTATCAATATTCTTGAGAAGAGTGATAAAAAATATGGTTACTATTATAAAATGCAATCATATTTGCTACTATGTTAAACAAATTCTGTGAGATTCGTCTAACTTGTTATTCATAAATAAATTTTATTGTTCTGTGTTGTTTTGATTTCTAAAAATGGGTGGTTGTTTTAAGTTCCGTCACTACTTTCTCCATTTTCTTCACCTTCAGCACTATCACCGCTATCGCCACTATCACCGCTATCGCCACTATCACTTCCTTGTTGTGCGGCTGCATTGCTTCCAGTATTTTCTTGATCTTGAGTGCTAATATTGTTACATGAATCGTCTGCATTGCCACCAGAAGCACATTGTGATTCTTGGTCAGAGTCTTGTGATTGGCCTATACCCTGGTTTGCAGAGTTACCACCGCTACCACTACCACTGCCACTGCCAGTACCAGTACCGCCTAGTTGGGCTAGTGCGTTACTTCCGCTATTTACTTGGTTTTGGAAGTTTTCATTATTACAAGATACTATAGCATCCTTACCGGATACACATTGTGCATTTTGGTTAGAGGATTGTGATTGGCCTATACCCTGGTTTGCAGAGTTACCACCGCTACCACTACCGCCTTGTTGTGCAGCTGCGTTGTTTCCTGTGTTAGTTTGACTTTGAGTGTTAGTGTTACTGCAAGAATTACTCAATGAACCACCTGCCACACATTGTGCATTTTGGTTAGAGGATTGTGATTGGCCTATACCCTGGTTTGCAGAGTTACCACCGCTACCACTACCGCCTTGTTGACCTACTGCGTTACTTCCACTATTTGCTTGGGTTTGAGTACTCGTATTGTTACATGAATCAGCTACACTACCGCCTGATACACATTGTGCATTTTGGTTAGAGGATTGTGATTGGCCTATACCCTGGTTTGCAGAGTTACCACCGCTACCACTACCGCCTTGTTGACCTACTGCGTTACTACCGGTATTGTTCTGGGTCTGTGTATTTTGGTTGTTTCCAGAGTTATTTGTATTGC from Candidatus Nitrosocosmicus hydrocola carries:
- a CDS encoding EamA family transporter, which encodes MTKLRIWLILVMLWVVIGSTYITIEIAIDTIPPFLMSGIRYVLSGVLLILVYILLPSQNINYQIKLNQKSTTTTSHRSKLESILDKRQWKEATIIGAALILGGQGLLTWGEQYLSSSFTALLFSTVPIWILLLGKILYNEKLKKFTVLGVIVGSIGFIILILPSLAAQFLDTNSPSTNNLELVGIFALVIAALSWSVGSLYSSKANLPVNVLVSTGMMLFVGGFFLIALSIATGELENFHISSISIESMTSLIYLITVGSAGWAGFFWILRNTSASLANTFAYVSPVVAVILGWAILSEAITVQIVFATLIIMSGVILIANRGKF
- a CDS encoding alpha/beta hydrolase; amino-acid sequence: MAITDSGAQNVMFVHGSCHGGWCWKKLVQYLNPNEFNIFLPTLTGLGERSHLANENTDLNTHIEDILQVFKYEDLSNVILIGHSYAGMVISGVAEVIPDKIKLLIYLDAYIPQDGKTAFDLVPGLIDLYKGRTMHDQNKPWLVKSYTPHEFDISDTKDVQWVEPKLVPMPWHTHTQPLKVKNKESMKIPKAFVTSGAFGEGMFQRQTEEEKNKWDYYELKRGHDVMITAPEELARILSIIISKENR